Sequence from the Deltaproteobacteria bacterium genome:
TGATACCAGTCGGCTGGTTGCCGAGCTGCTGCGCCGACGGCGCATCGTGGAATGGGGCGCGCTCAGCGGCATCCCTTTTCGTGGCGGCAGCGTGCTGCTGCGCAACCGCAATCAACTACTGGAAAGCTTGCCGGGTACCAACGGGTTGCTGGTCGCCGACCTGCCGCGCGGCGGCGGGTTTCATCTGGTGGCGACGGCGCGCCGGGGCGTCTTCCAGTTGCTCGCGGTGGTGCTGGGCGCAGCCGATAACGGCAGCCGCTACGCCGCCACGGCCGAGTTGCTGGAGTGGGGCTTCGCTACCTTCGAGCGCATCGACATCGTGCGTGCGGCTGAGCCACTGCCGGTGCCGGTGCGGATTTGGGGCGGCGCCGAGGAGCAGCTCGTGCCGGTGGCAGCCGGGGGCTATTCGCTGTTGCGGCGGCGCGACGAGGAACGGCGCTTCGAGCTGGGATTTCAGTTGCCCGACGGCCTGACGGCACCGATCGCCCGCGATCAACGCATCGGTGAGGTGGTCGTGCGCGAAAACGATCAGGTAGTCGCGGTTATTCCAGCCGTGAGTCCGGTTGAGGTTTCGGCTGACGACGGCGCCGCCTTCAAGCCCCTGACCCAGTAGCTTCAGCCTTCCCCGCTCCGGCAAGCGGAGCGGGGAAACGCCGACAAAGAGCGCCCGCTGCGCCGGTGGTCGCGCCGCAGGGCGGCTAACTCAGATGAACAACGGCGCCATCACCAGCGTGATCGTGCTGAGCAGCTTGATCAGCACGTGCAAGCTCGGGCCGGCGGTGTCTTTGAACGGATCACCTACGGTGTCGCCGACCACGGCCGCTTTGTGGGTCTCGGAGCGCTTGCCGCCGTAGTGGCCGGTCTCGATATATTTCTTGGCGTTGTCCCAGGCACCGCCCGAGTTGTTGAGAAAAGTGGCCATCAGAATGCCAGCGATGGTGCCGACCATCAGGAACGCCGCAACCGTCTCGGCCCCGAGACCGAGCGGACGAAACAGCACGCCGACAGCGATCGGCATCCCGACGGCGAGCACCCCGGGCATCACCATTTCCTTGAGCGCACCGACGGTGACGATGTCAACGCAGCGGCCATAATCGGGCTTCGAGGTGCCCTTGAGAATGCCGGGGTCCTCTTTGAACTGGCGGCGCACTTCGTTGATGACGTAGTAGGCGGCTTTGCCGACAGCGCGGATCGCCAGCGCCGAGAACAAGAACACCAGCATCGCACCGAGCAGGCCACCGACGAATACTTCGGGCTTTGAGATGTCGACGGCAGCCAGCTTGTGACCGTAGTGGCCGACCTCGTCGAGGTAAGCCGAAAAGAGCAGGAAGGCGGCCAGGGCGGCGGAGCCGATGGCGTACCCTTTCGTCAGTGCCTTGGTGGTGTTGCCGACGGCGTCGAGCCGATCGGTCTTCTTGCGGATCTCTTCGGGCTGCTGGCTCATCTCGACGATACCGCCGGCGTTGTCGGTGATCGGACCGAAGGTGTCCATGGCCAAGATGTACGCCGCGGTGCCGAGCATGCCCATGGTGGCTACCGCCGTCCCGAATAGGCCGGCGTGCTCCACCCCCGAGGCCTTGCCGAGATAGAAGGATGCGACCACCGCGATCGAGATGACCACGGTTGGAATCGCCGTACATTCGAGGCCGACAGCTATACCGGTGATGATGTTGGTTGCCGGCCCGGTCTGCGACGCCTCCGCGATCGACTTCACCGGCCGATACTTGTACTCGGTGTAGTACTGCGTGATGTAGACGAAGGCTTGCGCCATCGCGATTCCGACCACCCCGCACAGGAAGAAGTACATCCAGGCACCGGGGGCCTTATCGGATGACAGCATGGTGTAGGAGGCGACCAAGAAGCCGACCGCGGCCAGCGCCGAGGCGACGTAGTAGCCGCGATTGAGCGCGTCCATCGGATCGGCGTCCTCACGGGTTTTGACCACCATGATGCCGACGATAGAGGCGAGTAAGCCGAAAGCGCGCGCCACCAGCGGAAACAGGATGCCCTTGAGGCCGAAGTAGGGAAACAGACTGACGCCGAGGATCATGGCGCCGATGTTCTCGGCGGCGGTGGACTCGAACAGGTCGGCGCCGCGGCCGGCACAGTCGCCGACATTGTCACCCACCAGGTCGGCGATTACCGCGGGGTTACGCGGGTCGTCTTCGGGAATGCCGGCCTCGACCTTGCCGACCAGGTCGGCGCCGACATCGGCGGCTTTGGTGTAAATGCCCCCGCCGAGTTGAGCGAACAGGGCGACGAAGGAGGCGCCGAAGCCGTAGCCGACGATGATGAAGGGAATCTTTTGCGCATCGTAACCGAGTTGGTTGAGCACGGCATACAGCCCGCCGACCCCCAAGAGACTCATTGCCACCACGAACAGGCCCGACACCGCGCCGCCGCGCAAAGCGATCTGCAGCGCGTCGTTGAGGCTGGTGCGCGCCGCCGAGGCGGTGCGGATGTTGGTGCGGATCGACACCCACATGCCGACGTAGCCGGCGATGACCGAGCACGCCGCGCCGAACACGAACGACAGCGTGGTCCACATCGCCATCGTCACCGGGCCGACCGGATCGGCAGGGTTCGGCGTGCGCACGAAGGCGTACAGGAGGAAGATCGCCGCCGCCACCACCACCGACAGCAGGCCGATGGTGCGATTTTGTCGCGACAAGAACGCCTCGGCCCCCTCTCGGATCGCGTTGGAGATCTCCTGCATCGCTGCCGTGCCGGTGTCTTTGGCGAGTACCTGTCGAGCCAGGTAACCCGCGAACAGCAGGGATAAGATGCTAATAACCAGTACCAGCGTAACCATTGTTCGAGTTGCCTCCCTTAGAGTTGTCCCGGCGCCCCCGGCGGCGCGCCTTCTCCCCCGCGCGCTCGGCGGCGAGCACGCTCAAAATCAATCGCCCCCAACCAGCGGCGTGCAGCAGCCAAACCCGGGTCGGCCTTGACGCGGTGAACTGATTCCGCGCTATGGCTGTCCGCTCACGCGGCTCGCCCAAGGCCGGAGGGGTGCATGGCCGGTGAGAGCTGCCACCCCGACCAACCGTGCCACCTCGCCCATCCACGGTCAGGGCCGCCAAACTCAGCGGCCCCCTATGCCAAAAAGGCTAGAGAAACACAATCCGCCCTGGCCCGCCCAAGCCAAATCGGGTGTGCGACAAATCCGTGGGTAACGTGCAGCCG
This genomic interval carries:
- a CDS encoding D-alanyl-D-alanine carboxypeptidase translates to MGAVSREHAPVRARARALVLLACWWPLAAGAGEPGRKAPPPPRAMLLADATSGRALREHNADEPLPVGALGQLMLALLVLERVDSGQLGWEQPLPVSAAAAAQAGARLALREAEVLTLEEALRAMVIAGATDAAAVLSEALADSPAPLVALMNERARVLGMIGTEYGSLAGSARARSQPVDVTTARDTSRLVAELLRRRRIVEWGALSGIPFRGGSVLLRNRNQLLESLPGTNGLLVADLPRGGGFHLVATARRGVFQLLAVVLGAADNGSRYAATAELLEWGFATFERIDIVRAAEPLPVPVRIWGGAEEQLVPVAAGGYSLLRRRDEERRFELGFQLPDGLTAPIARDQRIGEVVVRENDQVVAVIPAVSPVEVSADDGAAFKPLTQ
- a CDS encoding sodium-translocating pyrophosphatase, with the translated sequence MVTLVLVISILSLLFAGYLARQVLAKDTGTAAMQEISNAIREGAEAFLSRQNRTIGLLSVVVAAAIFLLYAFVRTPNPADPVGPVTMAMWTTLSFVFGAACSVIAGYVGMWVSIRTNIRTASAARTSLNDALQIALRGGAVSGLFVVAMSLLGVGGLYAVLNQLGYDAQKIPFIIVGYGFGASFVALFAQLGGGIYTKAADVGADLVGKVEAGIPEDDPRNPAVIADLVGDNVGDCAGRGADLFESTAAENIGAMILGVSLFPYFGLKGILFPLVARAFGLLASIVGIMVVKTREDADPMDALNRGYYVASALAAVGFLVASYTMLSSDKAPGAWMYFFLCGVVGIAMAQAFVYITQYYTEYKYRPVKSIAEASQTGPATNIITGIAVGLECTAIPTVVISIAVVASFYLGKASGVEHAGLFGTAVATMGMLGTAAYILAMDTFGPITDNAGGIVEMSQQPEEIRKKTDRLDAVGNTTKALTKGYAIGSAALAAFLLFSAYLDEVGHYGHKLAAVDISKPEVFVGGLLGAMLVFLFSALAIRAVGKAAYYVINEVRRQFKEDPGILKGTSKPDYGRCVDIVTVGALKEMVMPGVLAVGMPIAVGVLFRPLGLGAETVAAFLMVGTIAGILMATFLNNSGGAWDNAKKYIETGHYGGKRSETHKAAVVGDTVGDPFKDTAGPSLHVLIKLLSTITLVMAPLFI